A genome region from Populus alba chromosome 5, ASM523922v2, whole genome shotgun sequence includes the following:
- the LOC118029356 gene encoding LOW QUALITY PROTEIN: biotin--protein ligase 1, chloroplastic-like (The sequence of the model RefSeq protein was modified relative to this genomic sequence to represent the inferred CDS: substituted 1 base at 1 genomic stop codon) encodes MDSSNTPCKLLLCGKSSAENEIAKSLMNNNTLKLPDNVEISTLLHSEILDEPQQNEESFSLSRLMNSLSTNLFGRLLIWSPLLPSTHDLVSNNFGELPIGTVCIADVQYKGRGRSKNVXESPAGCLMFSFTIQMEDGQVVPLLQYVVSLAVTEAIKDLCDKNGLPHIDVRIKWPNDLYLNGVNVGGILCTSTYRSQKFNVSAGIGLNVDNEKPTTCLNAVLRELAGAACALRREDIVAAFLNKFEKLYGLFINGRFQTLEELYYKTWLHSGQRVIIQEKNENQVVENVVIIQGLTPSGYLLAIGEDNQMCELHPDGNSFDFFKGLVRRKIE; translated from the exons ATGGATAGCAGTAATACGCCTTGTAAGCTGTTACTATGTGGAAAATCATCTGCAGAGAATGAAATTGCTAAATCATTGATGAACAATAACACTCTTAAACTGCCGGATAATGTGGAAATCTCTACTCTTTTGCACTCGGAGATTCTTGATGAGCCGCAGCAAAATGAAgaatctttctctctttcacGGCTTATGAATTCTCTTTCAACTAATCTATTCGGTAGATTACTCATTTGGTCTCCGCTATTGCCTTCAACTCATGATCTTGTTTCCAA CAATTTTGGCGAGCTTCCAATTGGTACTGTTTGCATTGCTGATGTTCAATATAAAGGGCGAG GCCGATCGAAGAATGTGTAGGAATCTCCAGCAGGTTGCTTGATGTTTTCATTTACCATTCAAATGGAGGATGGGCAAGTTGTGCCTTTGTTGCAATACGTAGTGTCTCTTGCTGTTACAGAGGCAATTAAGGATCTTTGTGACAAAAat GGCTTACCACATATTGACGTTAGAATAAAATGGCCAAATGATCTTTATTTAAATGGTGTTAATGTTGGAGGCATCCTCTGCACCTCAACATACAGATCACAGAAGTTCAATGTCAGTGCCG GTATAGGCTTGAATGTCGATAATGAGAAACCAACAACATGCTTGAATGCAGTCTTAAGAGAGTTGGCTGGTGCTGCATGCGCTTTAAGAAGAGAAGATATTGTTGCGGCCTTTCTaaataagtttgaaaaactttatGGTCTTTTCATAAATGGAA GATTTCAAACTCTTGAGGAGCTTTACTATAAAACATGGCTGCACAG CGGGCAGAGAGTTATCATCCAGGAGAAGAATGAGAACCAAGTAGTGGAGAACGTGGTCATCATTCAG GGCTTGACACCTTCTGGTTATTTGCTAGCTATTGGTGAAGACAATCAAATGTGTGAACTTCATCCTGATGGCAATAG TTTCGACTTCTTCAAAGGACTGGttagaagaaaaattgaataa